One Vanessa atalanta chromosome 20, ilVanAtal1.2, whole genome shotgun sequence genomic window carries:
- the LOC125072106 gene encoding uncharacterized protein LOC125072106, protein MDYKIILCFILLMYIVAADDDNDDYNNYEDEYENTLSDEEFTKKDESVTTRPVSRYEVTEIVIDIPDNRTKGPIVTNYSIARPLNLAPTNITLTIFEKENNTVDNNNNNKITANKNDKDDKITDPYDNLPFMPMIKEYFLGIKKGIVDGFNSIVHVNEKSNDVDHVRSYEGPLSFLSKLHKQSSDSAHKFHSTLFGPKFDDIL, encoded by the exons ATGgattataagattattttatgctTC attCTTCTCATGTATATAGTCGCAGCGGACGATGACAACgatgattacaataattatgaagATGAATATGAAAACACACTTTCCGATGAggaatttacaaaaaaagatGAATCAGTCACGACGAGGCCGGTGTCAAGATACGAAGTGACAGAAATAGTAATCGATATACCTGATAACAGAACGAAGGGACCTATTGTAACTAACTATTCAATTGCAAGACCGTTGAATTTAGCTCCGACAAATATTACATTGACaatatttgaaaaagaaaataacacagtagataataacaataacaataaaataacagcaaacaaaaatgataaagatGATAAGATAACTGATCCATATGATAACTTGCCATTTATGCCAATGATCAAAGAATACTTCCTTGGTATCAAAAAAGGAATAGTTGACGGTTTCAATAGCATCGTTCATGTAAATGAAAAAAGCAATGACGTAGATCATGTACGTAGTTACGAAGGACCATTATCTTTTTTAAGCAAATTGCATAAACAAAGTTCCGATTCAGCGCATAAATTTCACAGTACGCTATTTGGACCAAAATTTgacgatattttataa